A portion of the Doryrhamphus excisus isolate RoL2022-K1 chromosome 20, RoL_Dexc_1.0, whole genome shotgun sequence genome contains these proteins:
- the fam83b gene encoding protein FAM83B, with protein sequence MESSEFSSLSSLRGEYALHGDYMQPHYKESYRLAIDCLLSGGRDSYAEFLKGERIGSFLSEEELGFITTNAKQLPPQNHVEEVTEPTDSSQSSSGTYWPLHSDVDAPNLDLGWPEVTHENLQTNIDLLYHPPRQNSPFIKEVILKHIRDARQVIAIVMDMFTDVDIFKEIVDASIRGLPVYVLLNDFHLKHFLTTAENQDVKIQQLRNMRVRTVKGEEYLCRSGTKFHGAMEQKFILVDCHTVIYGSYSFTWSCGRINLSMVQVITGHLVKSYDEEFRTLYARSTVPAELCQTEGSLPSNGPHDLLVWPKYSSPCSQILDRRDQLRHTLDSVYRKTCERNLHEDNQLRPLIEHDIGLQKHMSQLQSAETIDYLKRHSYAGERQDGYVPQNIRGRASNWNITRETAIGMNHYPMDNNYLVPQMYRSQKLRKSYNGNDKQILSLQQNMPTLEKTSKSFMRTWRIESYLKNPDGESDYLDQFDRRMRSSLAFRPTIPEQMEPSTHIKNTPSVGNASTSIHNPLHYSSLQWNPTDSNRLNNEEFIMKRKSLQILEDCSGAKSSYPSSYASLGRVKRGQIITNPDLLTNSWNKRHSVADPRSNSAYTQDSSSAMYGGFARMQIDRGTAGIKHGVYGSNLIEDQRSMSHYDVKSPSTSSWRQQPSRTVSAATLVRDGEDLTVKSSRMGSQQFLKKSTQKIKSFLNIPDKKERQARTIETPSVTSEGSTDTIKADDDSAAVESEVKLHHSNSSIGQYGNHTADEKYSKPRFTTEGHRKAPQMPASVAQNEADISDKNNEVPGWRKDRKTDSRLYSRFEPFCSVQKKQPSRSPVNSLEKTKTKGEVANDISLARLGRGHHENKLEKFFHRVGNLIHKNK encoded by the exons ATGGAGTCTTCTGAGTTTTCTTCGCTATCATCCTTAAGAGGAGAATATGCATTACATGGGGATTACATGCAGCCCCACTACAAGGAGTCCTATCGACTGGCCATTGACTGTCTCCTGAGCGGGGGCAGGGACAGTTATGCTGAGTTCCTTAAAGGAGAACGTATCGGGAGTTTCCTGTCTGAGGAAGAGCTCGGCTTCATCACGACCAACGCCAAGCAGCTCCCACCTCAGAACCATGTAGAGGAAGTCACTGAACCGACGGACAGCAGTCAATCATCCTCTGGAACATACTGGCCTCTCCACTCGGATGTGGACGCTCCCAATTTAGACTTGGGGTGGCCGGAGGTCACGCACGAAAACCTACAGACCAACATAGATCTCCTTTATCATCCCCCAAGACAGAACAGCCCCTTCATTAAAGAAGTCATTCTTAAGCATATCCGGGATGCAAGACAG GTCATCGCCATTGTGATGGATATGTTCACTGATGTCGACATTTTCAAAGAAATTGTTGATGCATCTATACGGGGATTACCTGTCTACGTGCTTCTGAACGATTTCCACCTGAAACATTTCCTCACAACGGCTGAAAATCAAGACGTTAAAATTCAACAACTGAGG AACATGAGGGTACGCACTGTGAAAGGCGAAGAATATCTGTGTCGGTCAGGGACTAAATTTCATGGGGCAATGGAGCAGAAGTTTATCTTGGTGGACTGTCATACCGTGATTTACGGCTCCTACAG CTTCACCTGGTCATGTGGAAGGATCAATCTGAGCATGGTGCAAGTTATCACAGGGCATCTGGTGAAGTCTTACGATGAGGAGTTTAGAACGCTATACGCAAGGTCCACCGTGCCAGCTGAGCTGTGCCAAACAGAGGGTTCTCTCCCCTCCAATGGTCCACATGATCTGCTAGTCTGGCCAAAATATTCTTCCCCTTGTAGCCAAATCCTGGACCGTCGGGACCAGTTGAGGCACACACTGGACTCCGTCTACCGGAAGACCTGTGAAAGGAATCTGCATGAAGATAATCAACTTAGGCCTTTGATAGAGCATGACATCGGTTTGCAGAAGCACATGTCCCAGCTTCAGTCTGCAGAGACAATCGACTACTTGAAAAGGCACAGCTATGCTGGAGAGAGACAAGATGGATACGTCCCACAGAATATTCGAGGCCGAGCAAGTAACTGGAATATTACTCGTGAAACAGCAATCGGGATGAACCACTATCCAATGGATAATAACTATTTAGTGCCGCAGATGTACAGGAGTCAAAAGCTTCGTAAGTCCTACAATGGCAATGACAAACAGATTCTATCCCTGCAGCAGAACATGCCAACGCTGGAAAAAACATCCAAGTCATTCATGCGCACATGGAGGATTGAGTCATACCTGAAAAACCCAGATGGAGAGTCGGACTATTTGGATCAATTTGATCGACGAATGAGGTCTTCCCTTGCTTTTAGGCCGACCATACCGGAGCAAATGGAACCcagcacacacataaaaaacacacCTTCTGTAGGTAATGCTTCAACATCGATACACAACCCTTTGCACTACTCCTCGCTTCAATGGAATCCAACTGACAGCAACAGATTAAACAACGAGGAATTCATAATGAAGAGAAAAAGCCTGCAGATTTTGGAGGACTGCAGCGGAGCGAAAAGCTCTTATCCGTCGTCATATGCCAGTTTAGGTAGGGTGAAACGTGGGCAGATCATCACAAACCCTGACCTCCTCACAAACAGCTGGAATAAAAGGCACAGTGTGGCAGATCCCAGATCAAACTCTGCATACACGCAGGACTCCTCCAGTGCTATGTACGGTGGTTTTGCTAGAATGCAAATAGATAGAGGCACGGCTGGAATCAAGCATGGAGTATATGGCTCAAATCTCATTGAGGATCAGAGGTCCATGTCTCATTATGATGTCAAGAGCCCTAGCACTTCCAGTTGGCGGCAGCAGCCTTCTCGGACCGTGTCGGCTGCTACCCTGGTTAGGGACGGTGAGGATTTGACAGTTAAATCCAGCCGAATGGGCTCTCAGCAATTTCTAAAGAAGAGCACCCAGAAGATAAAGTCCTTTTTGAACATACCGGATAAAAAAGAGCGCCAAGCGAGAACAATAGAAACGCCGAGTGTGACATCAGAGGGCAGCACGGACACTATAAAAGCTGATGATGACAGCGCCGCCGTTGAAAGTGAGGTTAAACTTCACCATAGCAACTCATCCATCGGGCAATATGGAAACCACACGGCAGATGAGAAGTATTCCAAACCGCGATTTACAACTGAGGGGCACCGGAAAGCACCTCAGATGCCTGCCTCTGTAGCACAAAATGAGGCTGACATCTCTGACAAGAACAATGAGGTACCTGGTTGGAGGAAAGACAGGAAAACAGACAGTCGCTTGTACAGCAGATTCGAGCCTTTCTGTTCAGTTCAAAAGAAGCAACCTTCACGCTCTCCAGTCAACTCTCTGgagaaaaccaaaaccaaaggtGAGGTAgccaatgacatcagcctcgcCCGACTGGGGAGAGGCCACCACGAAAATAAGCTTGAGAAATTCTTTCACAGAGTGGGAAACCTCATCCACAAGAACAAGTAG